A DNA window from Cutaneotrichosporon cavernicola HIS019 DNA, chromosome: 2 contains the following coding sequences:
- the ARG2 gene encoding uncharacterized protein (NAT, N-acetyltransferase, of N-acetylglutamate synthase) — protein sequence MRVSLLRATRAFARPRAPNSSSAYLGRTLSDFGERLRSLEEEDLGQTDAEFVMSILQASPSMRDSRGYIASFAPPTAPPAMELPDPTPAPGTDAATNPLVNSLLNPIVRRPALVKIQGPFKDHQLASVARGIHSLQMLGLVSVVVIDRDDIPPFEPRDSMAAEAQRTMILRDVERTVHFLTKAHAGARPILATVARITDAGDVYVEAEGLDHIRRAVQEGEIPVLLPVALDDGCRARRISANAVLAALAEAMANEAPTPPAAPATARPKMDLTPARLLIINREGGIPSYARAGLPHLSINLSSELEFIERHWQPNWVYTHPTALSNLALADTCLAHMPKDASALIVSHRSSTALIANLITNKPAHSASLPHALLTQSEGRLSPDTPTLVRRGLPVSVLRSLDEIDKPKLAALLNKSFGRVLNEEAYWARLDADLDFVIVVGDYAGAAVVTTEGKADGLDICYLDKFAVLPSHQGDGTVDFLWVALRDETYGLGLLDAANPSVGSLSGIGRGKDLVWRSRSDNPVNKWYFERSNGFMTSQDGKWKLFWCDAEQRMREIALESGGVVRVVEESERGRATAWAPAIESIKSVWSD from the exons ATGCGTGTGAGCCTACTACGGGCGACGCGTGCGTTTGCGCGTCCGCGCGCAccaaactcgtcgtcggcttACCTCGGCCGCACCCTCTCCGACTTTGGCGAGCGGCTACGCAGCCTGGAAGAAGAAGACCTAGGCCAGACCGATGCG gaaTTTGTTATGAGCATCCTCCAGGCGTCACCGAGCATGCGGGACTCGCGGGGCTACATTGCGTCCTTTGCGCCGCCAACTGCGCCACCAGCCATGGAACTGCCGGATCCCACACCAGCCCCAGGCACCGACGCAGCGACGAACCCCCTCGTCAACAGCCTCTTGAACCCGATTGTGCGCCGCCCGGCACTAGTCAAGATCCAGGGCCCGTTCAAGGACCACCAGCTGGCCAGTGTCGCGCGCGGTATCCACTCGCTCCAGATGCTCGGGCTGGTCAGTGTGGTCGTGATAGACCGGGACGACATTCCACCGTTTGAGCCGCGCGATTCCATGGCAGCCGAGGCACAGCGTACCATGATCctccgcgacgtcgagcgtACCGTACACTTCCTGACGAAGGCGCACGCTGGGGCTCGGCCGATTCTCGCCACGGTCGCGCGCATAACCGACGCTGGAGACGTGTatgtcgaggcggaggggtTGGACCATATCCGCCGCGCGGTAcaggagggcgagatcCCTGTACTCCTCCCGGTCGCTCTCGACGATGGGTGCCGCGCCCGTCGGATCAGTGCCAACGCTGTCCTAGcagccctcgccgaggcgatGGCGAACGAAgcgcccacgccgcccgctGCACCAGCAACCGCGCGCCCCAAGATGGACCTCACGCCAGCGCGCCTCCTCATCATAAACCGCGAGGGTGGTATTCCATCCTATGCACGCGCCGGCCTCCCGCACTTGAGCATCAACCTGAGCTCGGAGCTTGAGTTCATCGAGCGTCATTGGCAGCCCAACTGGGTATACACGCACCCAACGGCGCTGTCCAACCTCGCGCTGGCCGATACCTGTCTTGCCCACATGCCCAAGGATGCGAGTGCGCTGATCGTCTCGCATCGCTCTTCTACAGCCCTAATCGCCAACCTCATCACCAACAAGCCTGCACACAGCGCGAGCCTGCCACATGCGCTTCTCACGCAGTCCGAAGGCCGCCTGAGTCCCGACACGCCAACACTCGTGCGCCGCGGTCTGCCAGTGAGCGTGCTCcgcagcctcgacgagatcgacaaACCCAAACTCGCAGCTCTGCTGAACAAGAGCTTTGGACGTGTCCTAAACGAAGAAGCGTACTGggcccgcctcgacgccgacctcgactttgTCATTGTTGTCGGCGACTATGCTGGCGCAGCTGTGGTTACTACAGAGGGCAAGGCAGACGGACTGGACATCTGCTATCTCGACAAGTTTGCCGTGTTGCCGAGCCACCAGGGAGATGGTACCGTCGACTTCCTGTGGgtcgcgctgcgcgacgagacATACGGCCTCGGTCTGCTCGATGCCGCTAACCCGTCGGTGGGCAGTTTGTCCGGTATTGGTCGCGGCAAGGACCTCGTGTGGCGTAGCCGCTCAGACAACCCGGTTAACAAGTGGTACTTTGAGCGGTCGAATGGTTTCATGACCAGCCAAGACGGCAAGTGGAAGCTGTTCTGGTGCGATGCCGAGCAACGCATGCGCGAGATTGCTCTCGAGAGTGGCGGCGTTGTGCGCGTCgttgaggagagcgagcgcgggcgcgcgacggcgtgGGCGCCGGCCATCGAGAGCATCAAGTCGGTGTGGTCGGACTAG